CCGAAGCCAACTTCAACGGCTCGATGAACAACATCGCCGGCATCGTCAACAGGCAGGGCAACGTGCTTGGCCTGATGCCGCATCCTGAACGCGCCAGCGAGAAGCTCCTCGGTTCGGAGGATGGCCGGAAGCTGTTCGAATCGCTCTTCGCGCATCTCGCCGGAGCGTAAGTCGGCCTTCCGATGGGCATGAACGACACATCGCCAAAGGCCCGGATTTTCTCTTGGCTGCTGTTCGATTTCGCCAATACGTCGTTCAGCGTCATGATGGTGACGTTCGCCTTTCCGCTCTACTTCAAGAATATCATCTGCCAGGGGGAACCCCGGGGCGACGCGCTCTGGGGCATGAGCGTCAGCGTCTCGATGCTGCTCGTGGCGCTCATTTCGCCGGTACTCGGCGCGCAGGCGGACTACTCGGGGCGTCGCAAGCGCTTTCTCTTCGCCTTCACGCTCATCTCGGTGCTCTCGACCGCGCTGCTCTCCTTTTCCGGACCGGGCATGGTGCTCGTGGCGGCGGCTCTCTTCATTCTCGCCAACATCGGCTTTGAGGGTGGCCTCGTCTTTTACGACGCCTGGTTGCCAGAAATTACGTCGCCTCGCAGTATCGGCAGGGTCTCCGGCTACGGCTTCGCGATGGGCTACCTCGGCGCGTTCGCCATCCTCCTGATCAATCTGCCGCTGCTCTCGAAGGGGATCGTGCCCGCAAACATTCCCAACCTCAAGCTCAGCTTTCTCATCGTCGCTCTCTTTTTCGCCCTTTTCTCCGCTCCGCTTTTCCTGATGCTGCGCGATACGAAAGGTTTGTCGGATTCGTCATCCAACGGAGCGCAGCGGCGGGAACGCGGCTCTTCGTTCGTGCACTCGATCAAAGAGGTCGGTTACACGATCCGGCACATCATGAGCTATCCCGATCTCGCGAGGTTCCTGCTCGCCTACTTTTTCTACAACGACGCGATTCTGACGGTCATCGCCTTCTCGTCGATCTACGCGCAGAACACGCTCGGATTCACGACGGGTGAGCTGATCACCTTTTTCATGACCGTGCAGACGACAGCCATTCTCGGTTCGGTGGTTTTCGGCTTCGTCACCGACAAGATCGGCCCGAAGCGCACCATCGTGCTGACGCTCTTCATCTGGTTCGCCGTGATCCTCCTTGCGATCCTCTCGGCGACGAAGCAGACCTTTTACATCACCGGCCTCGTCGCCGGGATGTCGATGGGGTCGTCGCAGGCGGCCTCCCGCTCGCTCATGGCGCGGCTGACGCCGAAGGAGCACGTCACGGAATTTTTCGGCTTCTACGACGGCAGTTTCGGCAAAGCCTCGGCGGTCATCGGCCCGCTCGTGTTTGGAATCGTCTCCGCCCAGGCCGGAAGCCAGAAGATCGCGCTCGCCTCGCTGCTCGTTTTCTTCGGCCTCGGCCTTCTGATTCTCATCGGCGTCAGGACGCGAGCCACCGCCGAAGCCGCGCCGGAAGTGTCTCGAATCGAGTGAAGGCGGCGTCTAACCCATTTTGAAAATGACTGTTATGAACGATGAACCGAGGCCGGATAACTCCGGTAACGAACGCGGCTGCGTGGAGTGCCACACGATGAGCTGCTACCGCAAGGAGAAGCGCCTGCCGGACGGCTGCCTCAGCGAGGCGGTTGGCAAGGAGCAGCTCGACGAGAGCCTCGAACTGTACCGTGGCGACGGCATTGACGCCAGGATCGCCCGCGCCGCCGCCGAAGTCGAGGGGCTTTATTACGGAAAGCTGACGCGAGTCGAGGAGACCGTCGCCTTCGCCCGGAGAATTGGCGCGAAAAAGATTGGCCTTGCCACCTGCGTCGGGTTGGCCGGAGAGGCCCGCGTTTTTGCGAAGATTCTCGAAGCCAACGGATTCGAGCCGTTCTCGGCGCTCTGCAAGGCGGGTGCGGTGGACAAAAGCGACATCGGTCTCGACGAGGAGCTGAAACTCAAACCCGGAAGCCACGAATCGCTCTGCAATCCGGTGCTGCAAGCCCGCGTCATGAACGAAAAGCCGACCGACCTGAACGTCGTCATCGGCCTCTGCGTCGGCCACGACAGCCTCTTCGCGAAACACTCCGACGCTCCGGTCACGACGCTCGTCGTCAAGGATCGGGTGCTCGGCCACAACCCAGCCGCCGCGCTCTATACCACCGGATCGTACTACAAACGCCTGATGGAGCCGGGCCGCGAGCTTTGAGCGATGTGCTGGCGAGTTATGTAGCGCCAGTTTCGCCATGAAGCGTCGCGACTCCGTGATGCGTCGGGAATCCTGTTGAAAAAATTGTCATGAAAAGATCATTGTGGATAGGCATCATCGCGTTGCTTTCGCTGCATCTGCCTTCGGCGTCGAAGTACGTCATCGCTGCCGAGGCGGCGGGTTCCGGCACGATCACGATCCGGATTGCCGGTTTGCGCAACACCAACGGAAATTTGTCGGTGGCGCTGTTCGATGCGAAAAAGGGATTTCCCGGCAAGTTCGAGAATGCGATCAGGAAAGCCGTCGTTCCGGCAGCGGGCACCGAGCATTTTGCGGTTTTTGGTGATGTGCCCTTCGGCAGGTATGCGGTGGCCGTCCGGCACGACGAGAACGGCAATGGCAAGCTCGACACCAACATTCTCGGAATGCCGAAAGAGGGGGTTGGCACCTCCAACAATCCCAAATCGAAATTTGGCCCGCCATCGTTCGACGATGCCGCTTTCTTGCTCGACAGCGACAGCAGAGAGCTGGTCGTCAATCTCCGTTATCTCTGAAAAATCAAGTGGTTAAGTGACTCATGGGCGTACTCGAAGCAGTTTGCATCAGCGTTGAAAAAGGGACGGTCAAGGTGCCGGTTCCGTCGGCGGAACTCCGTGAAAACTGGGGAATCGAGGGCGATGCTCACGCTGGCGAGTGGCACCGGCAGATTTCGCTGCTGGCAGGCGAGAGCATCGATGCGGTGCGCGCGGTGCTGCCTGAACTCGAGTACGGCATGTTCGGCGAAAACCTCGTGACGCGAGGCATCGATCTTCCCAGGCTTCATGTCGGCGACCGGTTACAGGTCGGCGATGCGGTGCTGCTCGAAGTGACGCAGATCGGCAAAGAGTGCCACAACGGCGGCTGCGTCATCCAGCAGGCAACCGGCGACTGCATCATGCCCCGCGAGGGGATTTTCTGCCGGGTTCTGGCCGGGGGGCAAGTTGCGCCGGGGAGTTCGGTGGTGGTTGTATAGCATTCCCCACAAGGGCAGGCGCGAGGCCTGCCCCTACAGTTAGTTTTCTATCCTCCAATTCGCGACATGCTCGATGCGGCGGTGTCGTGGCTGCTTTTCAGGCCGTCTTTGGGTTTTTGTTGCACGGCTTCGATGATCCGCTTTTTTATCTCCTCTTCATTCATTTCACCCTTCAGGGCTGGCGCGAGGTCGATGCTTTCGTGGTGGTAGAGGCAGGCGAGCAGACGGGCGTCGGCGGTGATCCGGAGCTTCGAGCAGTCGTTGCAGAAGTTGCGGGAGAAGGCCGGGATGATGGCGATCGAGCCGCGGTGGCCGGGCAGGCGAAAGCTGTAGTGCTCGGTCGAGTGACCGGTAACGGCGTTGAGTTCCGGGCAGGCGCTGACGAGCCGCTCGCGGATCATCTCCGCCCCCATGAACCTGCCGGTGCGCCAGATTTGCCTGTCGTCGAAAGGTTGCAGCTCCATGAAGCGCACGGTGACGGCGTGGTTGCGCGTCAGCTCGACGAATGCCGGGATTTCGTCGCTGTTGATGCCCCGTAGCATGAGCGTGTTGATCTTCACCGTGAGGCCGGAGGTGGCGAGCAGCCGGTCGAGCGCTTTGCGAACTTGCTCGAAGCGGTCGCGCCGCGTGATCGATTTGAACTTTTCGCGGTCGAGGGTGTCGAGGCTGAGGTTGACGCCGTCCAGCCCGGCCTTGACGAGGGCGTCGAGCTGACGGTCGAGCAGTACGCCGTTGGTGGTGATCCGGATGGTGTCGATGCCGGGAGTCGTTTTGGCGATGCTGACCAGCTCGGCGATGCCTGGGTGAAGCAGCGGTTCGCCGCCGGTGAAGCGGATTTTCCTGACGCCCATTTCCGCCAGAACGCGGATGAGCCGCGAGGCGTCGCCAGCGTCGAGCTGCCGCGTCTTTTGCGGCGCTTCGGACTCGTCACGGAGGCAGTAGGTGCAACGCAAATTGCAGGCGCTGGTGACGGCGATACGCACGTAATCGACCGCGCGCCCGAAACGGTCGGTCAGCTCCGCGCGGCTTTGTCCGGCATCTCGCGTCATCGCTTGTATCCGTTTCCCATCATACGCAGGACTTTACCGAGCGCTTCGGGATCGTTGGCATTGAAGAGCGCCAACGGGTTGCGTGGTTCGACAAGCGCCACCCGGTTGCTGCGGAGAAACGAGCGGAGCGAGTCGTTGCCTGAAGCGTGCGCTTCGAGAAGGCGGCGGCGCGATTTTGGCTCGTAGATCGCCAGCAGCGGCTCCGGGCCTCCGTCGCCCGCCGCAAACGCCGTGGCGAAGCGGAACGGATTTCGCGCTTCCGTGAGCGTTGCAATCACCGCTTTGTCGAGCAGTGGAAAGTCGCACGCAGCCACGAGCCAGCCAGCGTGCGGACGTTGGCGCTGTGCGGAGAGGAGGCCGCCGAGTGGCCCCATGTCGAGATAGCTGTCGGCGATGGCCGGAAAATTCGCGCTTGTCGCATAGTTTTCGACCTGCTCGGCCCGGCAAGAGATGAACACTTGATTGCAGACATCGCCAAGCAGCGCTGCCGTGCGTTCGAGCTGGTTCGGGCCGTGGTAGTTGAGCGTCGCTTTGTCCCGGCCCATGCGCGAGCTTTGACCCCCCGCGAGCACGAGGCCGTGGAGTGGAATGGCTTCGGCGCGTTTGCGGAACCACTCCTCCACGAAGATGCTGATCGCGGGCACGTCATCCCGGTGGAACAGCGGCAGGTCGAACCGTTCGAGTTCGTCCGAATCGCCGCTGTGCACGAGCGCGAGCACCTGCGGGATGGCGTCGTCTTCAAGCATCGGCAGTACGGCGCGGTCGCGATCCACCATCAGCAGCTTCGGCGCCGGCAGCTCTTTCAGCCCTTCGATGAAAAGCAAATCTGCCGACAGTACGGAACCGGCGATGTCGAGTCGTCCCGTCCCTTGAGATATGAGCGCCTCTTTATCTCGGTCGGCGATCAGCACCGGCACCGCGCCTGCTTTGCCGAAGCGGTCGGAGTCCTTGCCCTCGCGGTCGATCTCGAAGCGGTGGCAACCGTGCTTGAAGGCTGCGACCTCGAATCCATTTTCCGAGAATCGACGGATCAGCTTTTCGACGAGGGTGGTCTTGCCCGAGCCGGAGAGGCCGCCAATGGCTATTTCAAAGGGATGGAACATCTTGTCGCGTTGTATCAAAATGCGTTTGCCCACGGAAGCCACGAGCAGGTGACGAGCGATCCGGCGGGGAGCGGTTCTGGCGACGCTTCGGCTTCGATCAGGCAGTCGGCTTCACGAAGCGCCGTGAGCATGTGGGAGTCGGTCTGCTGCGAAATGCGGCAGCGAATTTCTCCATTTTCAATCTGTGTCGCGCCGAACAGGAAGCGGTAGCGCTTGCGGTCGGCGGGGAACGGCTCGTCGAGCGTTGCCGTGAACTTCGGCGCTGGCGTCGCGCCCTGCATCAGTGCGAGGGCGGGGAGGGCGTATTCGAGCAGGCAGACCAGCGCCGAGACCGGGTTGCCCGGCAGCGCGAAGACAAGCTTGCCCGCAGCGGTCGCGCCGAAGTAAACCGGCTTGCCGGGCTTCTGCGCCACCTTCCAGAAGCGCTGTTCGACGCCGAGCGCATCGAGCGCTTCGTGCATGAAGTCGAACTCGCCGGTCGAGATGCCGCCCGCCGTGACGATAACGTCCGACTCCGCGATGGCCGCAGCCAGCGCTTCGCGAATCGCTTGCCGGTCGTCCCGCAACTGGCGCGTCTGCGTGACCTCGGCTCCGGCGGCTTCGACGCACGTTTCGAGCAGCGGCAGGTTGCTGTTGTAGATGGCGAGCGGCTCGATCGGTTCGCCGGGCAGGCGCAGCTCGTCGCCGACTGTGATGATCGAGACTCGCGGCTGCGGCCTCACGAGCGCCGAAGCGACGCCGAAGGTGGCGAGCAAGGCGATTTCGGCAGGCGTCACGCGGGTTCCGGCGGCGGCGAGCAGTGCGCCCGCGACGACCTCCTCGCCCGCGTGGCGGATGTTCGCGCCCTGTTTGGGCGCTTTGTAGAACTCGACGGCGGCGCTCTCGAAGCCGCTGGTTTGCTCGAAGGGCACGACGGTGTCGGCCCCCTCCGGCACGGGCGCGCCGGTCATGATCCTTGCGCAGGTTTGCGGCGCGAGCGGCGCTACACGGAGCGCTCCGGCAGCAAGCTCCTGCGAGACCGGCAGCGTAACGGGCGCGTCCTCCGACGCTCCGGCGATCTCGTTGTGCCTGACGGCGAAGCCGTCCATCGCGGCGTTGGTGAAGCGCGGCATGGCGAATCCGGCGCGAATCTCTTCGGCGAGCACCCGGCCACGGAGCTGGCGCAACGGCGCGGCAACCGCCGGGCCGCATGGCGTGACCGTGGCGGTGATGATTTCGTGAGCTTCGTGAACAGTAATCATGCGTGGCC
This genomic window from Chlorobaculum limnaeum contains:
- a CDS encoding MFS transporter, which codes for MGMNDTSPKARIFSWLLFDFANTSFSVMMVTFAFPLYFKNIICQGEPRGDALWGMSVSVSMLLVALISPVLGAQADYSGRRKRFLFAFTLISVLSTALLSFSGPGMVLVAAALFILANIGFEGGLVFYDAWLPEITSPRSIGRVSGYGFAMGYLGAFAILLINLPLLSKGIVPANIPNLKLSFLIVALFFALFSAPLFLMLRDTKGLSDSSSNGAQRRERGSSFVHSIKEVGYTIRHIMSYPDLARFLLAYFFYNDAILTVIAFSSIYAQNTLGFTTGELITFFMTVQTTAILGSVVFGFVTDKIGPKRTIVLTLFIWFAVILLAILSATKQTFYITGLVAGMSMGSSQAASRSLMARLTPKEHVTEFFGFYDGSFGKASAVIGPLVFGIVSAQAGSQKIALASLLVFFGLGLLILIGVRTRATAEAAPEVSRIE
- a CDS encoding DUF1847 domain-containing protein: MNDEPRPDNSGNERGCVECHTMSCYRKEKRLPDGCLSEAVGKEQLDESLELYRGDGIDARIARAAAEVEGLYYGKLTRVEETVAFARRIGAKKIGLATCVGLAGEARVFAKILEANGFEPFSALCKAGAVDKSDIGLDEELKLKPGSHESLCNPVLQARVMNEKPTDLNVVIGLCVGHDSLFAKHSDAPVTTLVVKDRVLGHNPAAALYTTGSYYKRLMEPGREL
- a CDS encoding DUF2141 domain-containing protein — its product is MKRSLWIGIIALLSLHLPSASKYVIAAEAAGSGTITIRIAGLRNTNGNLSVALFDAKKGFPGKFENAIRKAVVPAAGTEHFAVFGDVPFGRYAVAVRHDENGNGKLDTNILGMPKEGVGTSNNPKSKFGPPSFDDAAFLLDSDSRELVVNLRYL
- a CDS encoding MOSC domain-containing protein, coding for MGVLEAVCISVEKGTVKVPVPSAELRENWGIEGDAHAGEWHRQISLLAGESIDAVRAVLPELEYGMFGENLVTRGIDLPRLHVGDRLQVGDAVLLEVTQIGKECHNGGCVIQQATGDCIMPREGIFCRVLAGGQVAPGSSVVVV
- the moaA gene encoding GTP 3',8-cyclase MoaA, with amino-acid sequence MTRDAGQSRAELTDRFGRAVDYVRIAVTSACNLRCTYCLRDESEAPQKTRQLDAGDASRLIRVLAEMGVRKIRFTGGEPLLHPGIAELVSIAKTTPGIDTIRITTNGVLLDRQLDALVKAGLDGVNLSLDTLDREKFKSITRRDRFEQVRKALDRLLATSGLTVKINTLMLRGINSDEIPAFVELTRNHAVTVRFMELQPFDDRQIWRTGRFMGAEMIRERLVSACPELNAVTGHSTEHYSFRLPGHRGSIAIIPAFSRNFCNDCSKLRITADARLLACLYHHESIDLAPALKGEMNEEEIKKRIIEAVQQKPKDGLKSSHDTAASSMSRIGG
- the mobAB gene encoding bifunctional molybdenum cofactor guanylyltransferase MobA/molybdopterin-guanine dinucleotide biosynthesis adaptor protein MobB → MGKRILIQRDKMFHPFEIAIGGLSGSGKTTLVEKLIRRFSENGFEVAAFKHGCHRFEIDREGKDSDRFGKAGAVPVLIADRDKEALISQGTGRLDIAGSVLSADLLFIEGLKELPAPKLLMVDRDRAVLPMLEDDAIPQVLALVHSGDSDELERFDLPLFHRDDVPAISIFVEEWFRKRAEAIPLHGLVLAGGQSSRMGRDKATLNYHGPNQLERTAALLGDVCNQVFISCRAEQVENYATSANFPAIADSYLDMGPLGGLLSAQRQRPHAGWLVAACDFPLLDKAVIATLTEARNPFRFATAFAAGDGGPEPLLAIYEPKSRRRLLEAHASGNDSLRSFLRSNRVALVEPRNPLALFNANDPEALGKVLRMMGNGYKR
- the glp gene encoding gephyrin-like molybdotransferase Glp, producing MITVHEAHEIITATVTPCGPAVAAPLRQLRGRVLAEEIRAGFAMPRFTNAAMDGFAVRHNEIAGASEDAPVTLPVSQELAAGALRVAPLAPQTCARIMTGAPVPEGADTVVPFEQTSGFESAAVEFYKAPKQGANIRHAGEEVVAGALLAAAGTRVTPAEIALLATFGVASALVRPQPRVSIITVGDELRLPGEPIEPLAIYNSNLPLLETCVEAAGAEVTQTRQLRDDRQAIREALAAAIAESDVIVTAGGISTGEFDFMHEALDALGVEQRFWKVAQKPGKPVYFGATAAGKLVFALPGNPVSALVCLLEYALPALALMQGATPAPKFTATLDEPFPADRKRYRFLFGATQIENGEIRCRISQQTDSHMLTALREADCLIEAEASPEPLPAGSLVTCSWLPWANAF